Proteins from one Sarcophilus harrisii chromosome 2, mSarHar1.11, whole genome shotgun sequence genomic window:
- the SLC30A3 gene encoding zinc transporter 3 gives MEPHPVAAGDSETTRLVKPGAHSCAGSLRLKSLFTEPSKSPPEEQEPLEQPRFHHCHIDSVPRSGLSPEQLQAQKQLSAACAVCFLFMAGEIVGGYLAHSLAIMTDAVHLLADVGSMAGSLFSLWLSTRPATRTMTFGWHRSETLGALASVLSLWIVTAVLLYLAFVRLLNSDYHIEGDAMLITAGIAVCANLLMAFVLHQASPGHSHGSKGTEYAPLEEGQRGSLNLYNTSVRAAFVHVLGDLLQSFGVLAASILIYFKPQYKAADPISTFLFSICALGSTAPTLRDVLRILMEGTPYGIYYEPVRDLLLSVPGVRAIHELHLWALTLTYHAISVHLAIDATADPEAVRAEAASLLQTRFGFCSITLQVERYQPDMAQCPNCQEPPQA, from the exons ATGGAACCCCACCCGGTGGCCGCGGGAGACTCGGAGACCACTCGCCTGGTGAAGCCCGGGGCTCACAGCTGCGCCGGCAGCCTCCGTCTCAAGAG TCTCTTCACAGAGCCTTCAAAGTCCCCCCCGGAAGAACAAGAACCTCTGGAGCAACCTAGGTTCCATCACTGCCACATAGACTCTGTTCCTCGGTCTGGCCTTAGCCCTGAGCAGCTGCAGGCCCAGAAGCAACTGTCTGCTGCCTGTGCTGTCTGTTTCCTCTTCATGGCAGGGGAGATTGTGG GTGGATATTTAGCCCACAGCCTCGCCATCATGACCGATGCCGTCCACCTGCTGGCAGATGTGGGCAGCATGGCAGgcagtctcttttctctctggctctctaCCCGCCCAGCAACCCGAACCATGACCTTTGGCTGGCACCGCTCAG AAACCTTGGGGGCTTTAGCGTCTGTGCTGTCCCTCTGGATTGTCACTGCTGTCTTGCTCTATCTGGCCTTTGTGCGTCTCCTGAACAGTGACTACCACATCGAGGGAGATGCCATGTTGATCACCGCAGGCATTGCCGTCTGTGCCAATCTGTT AATGGCTTTTGTGCTGCACCAGGCCTCTCCCGGACATAGCCATGGGTCCAAGGGAACCGAGTATGCTCCACTCGAGGAAGGGCAAAGGGGCTCTCTGAATCTCTACAATACCAGCGTACGGGCAGCCTTTGTTCATGTTCTGGGGGACTTACTTCAAAGTTTTGGGGTTCTGGCTGCATCCATCCTCATTTACTTCAAG CCCCAGTATAAAGCAGCTGACCCTATCAGCACCTTCCTGTTTTCCATCTGTGCTCTGGGTTCCACTGCTCCCACCCTCCGGGATGTTCTTCGGATCCTCATGGAAG GTACTCCCTATGGCATCTACTACGAACCAGTTCGGGACCTGCTCCTGTCAGTACCAGGAGTCCGGGCAATTCATGAACTGCACCTGTGGGCCCTGACTCTCACCTACCATGCTATTTCTGTCCACCTGGCCATTG ATGCCACTGCGGACCCCGAGGCTGTCCGGGCTGAAGCCGCCTCTCTGCTCCAAACCCGCTTTGGATTCTGTTCCATAACACTCCAGGTGGAGCGGTACCAACCTGATATGGCTCAGTGCCCAAACTGCCAGGAACCCCCCCAGGCCTGA